A genomic region of Mesobacillus jeotgali contains the following coding sequences:
- the kynB gene encoding arylformamidase has translation MGNWIDISQVLHDKIPVWPGDTPFHYEVSWGMEESGSVNVGQVTMSTHTGTHIDAPFHFENDGKKVIDLDFNLYIGPAKVIHLQNPASIGVKEVESLDLQGVKRLLIRTDAWQDKTVFPESIPYIEPELAAYLAEQGVQLLGLDLPSVDPLDSKELSAHHELNNQGIHILEGLVLDKTEPGEYELAALPLPLEQADGSPVRAVIRKKD, from the coding sequence ATGGGAAATTGGATTGATATTTCGCAGGTTTTACATGATAAAATTCCTGTTTGGCCGGGCGACACTCCATTTCATTATGAAGTGAGCTGGGGAATGGAAGAAAGCGGCTCTGTGAATGTCGGACAGGTGACGATGAGCACGCATACCGGCACACATATCGATGCGCCTTTCCATTTTGAAAACGATGGAAAAAAAGTGATCGATCTCGACTTTAACCTTTATATCGGCCCTGCAAAGGTCATCCATTTGCAAAACCCAGCCAGTATCGGAGTTAAGGAAGTAGAATCTTTGGATTTGCAGGGGGTTAAGCGTTTGTTGATCCGTACGGACGCGTGGCAGGATAAGACTGTGTTCCCGGAATCAATTCCGTATATCGAGCCTGAATTGGCTGCTTATCTTGCTGAGCAAGGAGTACAATTGCTTGGCCTTGATTTGCCATCGGTCGATCCATTGGATAGCAAGGAACTGAGTGCCCATCATGAATTGAACAACCAGGGCATTCATATCCTTGAAGGACTGGTACTTGATAAAACTGAACCAGGAGAATACGAGCTCGCTGCTCTGCCCCTGCCGCTGGAACAGGCGGACGGCAGTCCTGTCAGAGCTGTTATTCGTAAAAAAGATTAA
- the kynA gene encoding tryptophan 2,3-dioxygenase, whose translation MKEEQKTHQIHTDFSKELSYGSYLQLDNILTSQHRLSDHHDEMLFIIIHQASELWMKLILHEVSAAIDCIRKNDLEPSFKMLSRVSRIQQQLIQSWSVLSTLTPAEYMEFRDKLGHSSGFQSYQNRLIEFALGQKQSHVLSVYKHDADLFKKMEEALHERSIYDAAISALAMRGLPIDDAALNRDWSAPYEPNASVEEAWLEVYRNVDQYWDLYELAEKLVDIGSQQQLWRFNHMSTVERIIGHKIGTGGSAGVSYLKKVVDHRFFPELWSLRTKL comes from the coding sequence ATGAAGGAAGAACAAAAAACACATCAAATCCATACCGATTTTTCAAAAGAGCTTTCTTATGGCAGTTATCTGCAGTTGGATAACATCTTAACGAGCCAGCACCGCTTGTCCGATCACCATGATGAAATGCTATTCATCATCATCCACCAGGCTAGCGAGCTATGGATGAAGCTGATTCTGCATGAAGTGAGCGCGGCGATTGACTGCATTCGCAAAAATGACCTGGAGCCATCCTTCAAGATGCTTTCCAGGGTGTCGAGAATCCAGCAGCAGCTGATCCAGTCGTGGAGTGTACTTTCGACGCTGACTCCGGCTGAATATATGGAATTCCGTGACAAGCTTGGACATTCATCAGGTTTTCAATCCTATCAGAACCGTTTGATTGAATTTGCTTTGGGGCAAAAGCAGTCTCATGTTCTATCTGTTTACAAGCACGATGCCGACCTGTTTAAAAAGATGGAGGAGGCGCTGCATGAACGGTCGATTTACGATGCGGCAATCAGTGCGCTGGCGATGCGCGGCTTGCCGATAGATGATGCAGCCTTAAATCGTGATTGGTCCGCACCGTACGAACCAAATGCCAGTGTCGAGGAAGCATGGCTCGAGGTGTACCGTAACGTCGATCAATATTGGGATTTATATGAGCTTGCGGAGAAGCTTGTCGATATCGGCAGCCAGCAGCAGCTCTGGCGTTTTAACCATATGAGTACTGTTGAACGGATTATCGGCCACAAAATCGGAACAGGCGGTTCTGCCGGTGTATCCTATCTGAAAAAGGTCGTAGACCACCGATTTTTCCCTGAGCTATGGAGCCTGAGGACGAAGCTATAA
- the kynU gene encoding kynureninase: protein MKPYSFQPDAEFAAQLDREDILVRYRDEFYLKPDSIYLDGNSLGLLSKRAEQTLLESLADWRELGIDGWMDGNHPWFYLSEKLGELTASLVGAAPEEVIVSGSTTVNLHQLVATFYKPEGKRTKILADELNFPSDIYALQSQLRIHGYDPDTHLIRVKSRDSRFLDEDDIIEAMTEEIALVVLPTVLYRSGQILDMERLTRAAHQRGILIGFDGCHSIGAIPHSFSDWGVDFAYWCNYKHLNGGPGAVAGLYVNSKHFGTKPGLAGWFGSRKDKQFDMEHVLISAETAGAYQIGTPHVLSLAPLLGSLEMFAEAGIQNIREKSLKINRYLMDLIEHELGDAGFKIGSPVEDFKRGGHVSLEHKEAARICKALKEKGIIPDFRAPNIVRLAPVALYTSYTDVWNAVQILKEIMNNKLYEKFSNERGVVA from the coding sequence ATGAAGCCTTATTCTTTTCAGCCTGATGCGGAATTTGCCGCACAGCTTGACCGCGAAGATATATTAGTCCGTTACCGGGATGAATTTTACCTGAAACCTGATTCAATCTACCTTGATGGAAACTCGCTTGGCCTTCTTTCAAAACGGGCTGAGCAAACTTTGCTTGAATCATTGGCCGACTGGCGCGAGCTTGGCATCGATGGCTGGATGGATGGTAACCATCCGTGGTTCTATTTATCTGAAAAACTAGGAGAATTGACTGCTTCACTTGTTGGTGCTGCTCCTGAAGAGGTTATTGTAAGCGGATCCACAACAGTCAATCTGCATCAGCTTGTGGCTACCTTTTATAAGCCTGAGGGAAAGAGGACAAAAATACTTGCCGATGAATTGAATTTCCCGTCGGATATCTATGCGCTTCAAAGCCAGCTGCGAATTCATGGCTATGATCCAGATACGCATTTGATCAGGGTGAAAAGCAGGGATAGCAGGTTCTTGGATGAGGACGATATCATTGAGGCGATGACGGAAGAAATTGCGCTTGTCGTGCTGCCGACTGTGCTGTACCGCAGTGGACAAATCCTTGATATGGAGCGGTTGACAAGGGCGGCTCACCAGCGTGGAATCCTGATTGGTTTCGATGGCTGCCATTCAATTGGTGCTATACCGCATTCTTTCTCTGATTGGGGTGTCGACTTTGCCTACTGGTGCAATTATAAGCATTTGAATGGCGGGCCAGGAGCGGTAGCAGGTCTTTATGTGAACTCGAAGCATTTTGGCACGAAGCCTGGTCTTGCCGGCTGGTTCGGTTCAAGGAAGGACAAACAATTTGATATGGAGCATGTGTTAATATCTGCAGAGACTGCTGGTGCCTACCAGATTGGTACACCACATGTGCTGAGCCTTGCACCTTTACTTGGCTCATTGGAAATGTTCGCGGAGGCTGGAATTCAGAATATCCGTGAAAAATCATTGAAGATCAACCGTTATTTAATGGACCTGATTGAACATGAACTTGGCGACGCCGGTTTTAAAATCGGCAGTCCTGTTGAAGATTTTAAACGTGGCGGCCATGTCAGTCTTGAGCACAAAGAAGCGGCAAGGATTTGCAAGGCTTTGAAGGAAAAAGGAATCATCCCTGATTTCCGCGCTCCGAACATCGTCCGACTGGCACCTGTGGCTCTATATACTTCATACACTGACGTCTGGAATGCTGTCCAGATTTTAAAAGAGATCATGAATAATAAATTATATGAGAAATTCAGCAATGAGCGCGGAGTTGTGGCGTAG
- a CDS encoding CAP domain-containing protein yields the protein MRRLFQLLILGTLLYFAWPFLTNEKDLQNLNSEIDKLKENPELSKAMETVNSGINQLIWQLNEKKEELTQDEQNLLPKVAKPELETPSEKTFTFHNIGIGDTKGEVEKQLGAPKRVSMNEYGTEWHAYHENFQNFIMISYSKEGAVNALYTNQDLIAAKNGIKYGSPKEEIRQTLGEPLSEIRKGLVYYQFQKDQDYDVYNMDDSYVTIFYDKHQNNTVTAIQMVSEKLEQSKAGFYTEASEALKDGFEYQLFDLTNASRLMHGLGILTWDDEVRITARKHSADMAENSYFSHTNPEGQSPFDRMAEDDIAFSVAGENLAYGQFSSIFAHEGLMNSLGHRENILKSDFKLLGVGVAFGPKHEPYFTENFYSKRKF from the coding sequence TTGAGACGTTTATTTCAACTTTTAATTTTAGGGACTCTGCTTTACTTTGCATGGCCATTTTTAACGAATGAAAAAGATCTTCAAAATTTAAATTCTGAAATAGATAAGTTAAAAGAAAATCCCGAACTCAGCAAAGCAATGGAAACGGTGAACAGCGGGATAAATCAGCTGATATGGCAGCTAAATGAGAAAAAGGAAGAATTGACTCAGGATGAGCAAAACCTTTTGCCCAAAGTGGCTAAGCCCGAGCTGGAAACGCCTTCTGAGAAAACATTCACCTTCCATAATATTGGCATTGGCGATACAAAGGGTGAAGTAGAAAAACAGCTTGGCGCCCCTAAACGGGTTTCCATGAATGAGTATGGAACTGAGTGGCATGCTTATCATGAGAATTTCCAAAACTTCATCATGATTTCCTACAGTAAAGAAGGCGCAGTCAATGCCCTGTACACAAACCAGGATTTGATTGCTGCTAAAAACGGCATCAAGTATGGATCTCCAAAAGAAGAAATCCGTCAGACGCTTGGTGAGCCGCTCAGCGAGATCAGGAAAGGACTTGTCTATTACCAGTTCCAAAAGGACCAGGATTATGATGTCTATAATATGGATGACAGCTATGTGACGATTTTTTATGATAAACATCAAAACAATACCGTAACAGCAATCCAGATGGTCAGCGAAAAACTCGAGCAAAGCAAGGCGGGCTTTTATACGGAGGCAAGTGAGGCTCTGAAGGATGGATTTGAATATCAGCTGTTTGACCTGACCAATGCTTCAAGGTTGATGCACGGTCTTGGCATTCTTACCTGGGATGATGAGGTGAGGATCACTGCCAGAAAGCACAGCGCCGATATGGCGGAAAACTCATATTTCAGCCACACGAATCCCGAAGGCCAGTCGCCTTTTGACAGGATGGCTGAGGATGATATCGCGTTTTCGGTCGCAGGGGAGAATCTTGCGTATGGACAATTCAGCAGCATCTTTGCCCACGAAGGATTGATGAACTCGCTCGGCCACCGTGAAAATATCCTGAAATCCGACTTTAAATTGCTCGGTGTCGGCGTCGCATTCGGCCCGAAGCATGAGCCTTATTTTACAGAGAATTTTTATAGCAAGAGGAAGTTTTAA